One Dermacentor silvarum isolate Dsil-2018 chromosome 10, BIME_Dsil_1.4, whole genome shotgun sequence genomic window carries:
- the LOC119466171 gene encoding DNA-binding protein inhibitor ID-2 codes for MTMKAQNEQQQAISRCLAKVAEGRVGRNGRKERDLNHEEMQSLLAKLKELVPNMPRNKKVSKLEIIQNVIDYILDLQIALETHPANRSSSHPAGSSTSPARQPLGVLPPSANAVANTCSAQEATHTDKIPSHLADMMSTVVPPSRPVSC; via the exons ATGACCatgaaggcgcagaacgagcaaCAGCAAGCGATCAGCCGGTGCCTCGCCAAGGTGGCCGAAGGCCGCGTCGGTCGCAATGGCCGCAAGGAGCGCGACCTGAACCACGAAGAGATGCAGTCGCTGCTGGCGAAACTGAAGGAACTGGTGCCCAATATGCCGCGCAACAAGAAGGTCTCCAAGCTCGAGATCATCCAGAACGTGATCGACTACATCCTCGACCTGCAGATAGCCCTCGAGACGCACCCCGCCAACCGCTCGTCGTCACATCCGGCGGGATCTAGCACGAGTCCGGCGCGGCAACCCTTGGGAGTCCTACCCCCCTCCGCGAACGCCGTGGCCAACACTTGCTCGGCACAGGAG GCGACTCACACAGACAAGATCCCAAGTCACCTTGCCGACATGATGTCTACGGTAGTACCGCCTTCGCGCCCGGTCTCGTGCTAG